The proteins below are encoded in one region of Apium graveolens cultivar Ventura chromosome 4, ASM990537v1, whole genome shotgun sequence:
- the LOC141720684 gene encoding protein OS-9 homolog, whose amino-acid sequence MRLILWWAILLLNYLFNVVVSSDQIFPAHTGGSFSWSSREPKYGIEFHTLDSPFHPDDDQESVVMPGKDGQKFICFLPKVEKMKTEKPISQQNTSSVIVGTEKRFKPKTPDELLEVLKDRCFIRQEGWWSYEFCYQKKLRQIHLEDDKVVQEFFLGVYDDEATAAYNQNLSDISTLKDPRSKDASQRYHAHQYTNGTKCDLTNQPRETEVRYVCSEPRAMISSITELSTCKYALTFQGPMLCKHPLFQEERPVWHNIDCNPIPIDYTEPKVEEDSFQSEKITMVTDIESSPDIFKRNMQHE is encoded by the exons ATGAGACTAATATTATGGTGGGCCATACTTTTATTGAACTATCTATTCAACGTCGTCGTTTCTTCCGATCAGATCTTCCCAGCTCATACTG GTGGATCGTTTAGTTGGAGCTCCCGTGAACCAAAGTACGGAATTGAGTTTCATACTCTAGACTCTCCTTTTCATCCT GATGATGATCAGGAATCTGTTGTTATGCCCGGAAAAGATGGGCAGAAATTTATATGTTTCTTGCCTAAAGTGGAGAAAATGAAGACTGAAAAGCCAATTAGTCAGCAGAACACTAGCAGTGTAATTGTGGGGACTGAGAAGCGCTTTAAACCGAAGACGCCAGATGAGCTTCTTGAAGTTTTAAAGGATCGATGTTTTATCAGA CAAGAGGGGTGGTGGTCATATGAATTTTGTTATCAAAAGAAGTTGAGGCAAATACATTTAGAGGATGACAAG GTAGTTCAAGAGTTTTTTTTGGGTGTGTATGATGATGAAGCTACAGCTGCTTACAACCAAAATCTCTCTGACATCTCCACACTGAAAGATCCTCGCTCGAAAGATGCATCACAAAG GTATCATGCTCATCAATACACAAATGGAACTAAGTGTGATCTCACCAATCAACCTCGAGAAACAGAG GTGAGATATGTTTGCTCTGAGCCTAGAGCTATGATTAGCTCTATTACCGAGTTGTCCACATGCAAGTATGCGCTCACATTCCAAGGCCCAATGTTATGCAAGCACCC ATTGTTTCAGGAGGAAAGACCGGTGTGGCACAATATAGACTGTAATCCTATTCCTATAGACTACACAGAACCCAAAGTGGAGGAAGATAGTTTTCAATCTGAGAAGATAACCATGGTCACAGACATTGAATCTTCACCTGATATTTTTAAGAGAAATATGCAACACGAATAA